In Deinococcus cellulosilyticus NBRC 106333 = KACC 11606, a single window of DNA contains:
- a CDS encoding carbohydrate ABC transporter permease, whose amino-acid sequence MWEKLTYAFVMPALILAGIWLYLQLTEALLARLPRRTQPALRPWVWMAPALLLLLVIVLWPVLQSVVLSFQKVSGDQLSGPFVGLQNYIRAFTDTQMRGSMLNNLYWIIFFTGFTVGIGLALAVLVNRVRFGGPVKTILFMPMAISFVATGVIWRFMYAYRPEGSPQIGTLNALMTGLFQQPPVTWLLQQPGNNIALIVVGVWMFTGFCLVILNAGLRGLPEEVHEAARVDGASEWQVFRKVTVPLLAPTISVVATTMVINALKMFDIVYVMTAGNYGTDVIANQIYKQLYSSRDLGMASTLAVILLVFILPFMVQNVRRFHAQENR is encoded by the coding sequence ATGTGGGAAAAACTGACTTATGCTTTCGTGATGCCCGCCCTGATCCTGGCGGGAATCTGGCTGTACCTGCAGCTCACGGAGGCCCTCCTTGCCCGATTGCCACGCCGTACCCAGCCTGCCCTTCGCCCCTGGGTGTGGATGGCCCCTGCCCTGCTTTTGCTGCTGGTGATTGTGCTGTGGCCTGTGTTGCAGTCGGTGGTGCTCAGCTTTCAGAAGGTCAGCGGAGACCAGCTCAGCGGTCCCTTTGTGGGATTGCAGAATTACATCCGGGCCTTTACTGATACACAGATGCGTGGCTCGATGCTGAACAACCTCTACTGGATCATCTTCTTCACTGGATTCACCGTTGGCATTGGACTTGCGCTTGCCGTGCTGGTCAACCGGGTGCGCTTTGGTGGTCCAGTCAAGACCATCCTCTTCATGCCGATGGCAATTTCCTTTGTCGCCACAGGGGTGATCTGGCGCTTCATGTATGCCTACCGCCCCGAAGGCAGCCCCCAGATTGGCACCCTGAATGCCCTGATGACGGGCCTGTTTCAGCAGCCTCCTGTCACCTGGTTGTTGCAGCAACCCGGAAACAACATCGCCCTGATTGTGGTGGGGGTGTGGATGTTCACGGGGTTCTGTCTGGTGATCCTCAATGCCGGATTGCGCGGCCTTCCAGAAGAGGTGCATGAGGCCGCCCGGGTGGATGGGGCCAGTGAATGGCAGGTGTTCCGCAAAGTTACCGTTCCGCTTCTTGCCCCGACCATCTCGGTTGTTGCCACCACCATGGTTATCAACGCCCTGAAGATGTTCGACATTGTTTATGTGATGACGGCTGGCAACTACGGCACGGACGTGATCGCCAACCAGATCTACAAACAGCTCTACAGCAGCCGCGATCTGGGCATGGCCAGCACCCTCGCGGTGATCCTGCTGGTGTTCATCCTTCCTTTCATGGTGCAGAACGTGCGCCGCTTCCACGCCCAGGAGAACCGCTGA
- a CDS encoding ABC transporter substrate-binding protein, with translation MNQPLKRITQALFLGSLLAGTAYGATGVEQKAFNVAKSIVKNQKLGGTVSVFAVWTGVEQDNFLKALKPFTDATGIKVEYEATRDINAVLTTRVQGGNAPDVAVVPSISLLQEWAEAGKLIDLDGIVGTSTLERNFGAGFLDLGGYKNKTYGLFVNADVKGLVWYNARTYKGPKNPKNWDELAAWTSKTAASGTAPWCLGVESGAASGWVGTDWIENILLRQSGPKVYDQWYQGKLPWTSAEVKAAFQTFGKVAGDAKMVYGGSPNVLSTNFGDAATPMFGNNPRCFLHHQASFIPSFFEKNTPGVKAITDYNFFSFPDINPQYAGTIEVSGDMLGVFRKTPQTTALIKYLATPEAQAIWPSLGGKLSPNKRVPLSVLPNKLAVGFQKTLNGAKSVRFDASDLMPDQMNKAFWKSILDYVQNPSRLDQILGELEQTRKAAY, from the coding sequence ATGAATCAGCCCCTGAAACGCATCACCCAGGCCCTTTTCCTTGGTTCTCTGCTCGCTGGCACAGCTTATGGTGCAACTGGCGTGGAACAGAAAGCCTTCAATGTGGCGAAGTCCATCGTCAAAAACCAGAAACTGGGCGGCACTGTGTCGGTGTTCGCCGTGTGGACGGGCGTGGAGCAGGACAACTTCCTGAAGGCCCTCAAGCCCTTCACCGATGCCACTGGAATCAAAGTCGAGTACGAGGCCACCCGTGACATCAACGCCGTGCTGACCACCCGGGTGCAGGGTGGAAACGCGCCAGACGTGGCTGTGGTTCCCTCCATCAGCCTGCTGCAAGAGTGGGCAGAAGCGGGAAAACTCATTGACCTGGACGGCATCGTTGGCACCTCGACCCTGGAACGCAACTTCGGTGCGGGCTTCCTGGACCTCGGTGGGTACAAAAACAAAACCTACGGGCTCTTTGTCAATGCCGATGTGAAAGGTCTGGTCTGGTACAACGCCAGAACCTACAAAGGCCCCAAAAATCCCAAAAACTGGGATGAACTGGCAGCCTGGACCAGCAAAACTGCTGCTTCTGGCACGGCCCCCTGGTGTCTGGGTGTGGAATCCGGTGCAGCTTCAGGCTGGGTGGGCACCGACTGGATCGAGAACATCCTCCTGAGACAGAGCGGCCCGAAAGTCTACGACCAGTGGTATCAGGGCAAGCTCCCCTGGACCTCTGCAGAAGTGAAAGCCGCCTTCCAGACCTTCGGCAAGGTGGCAGGAGACGCAAAAATGGTGTATGGCGGGTCACCCAACGTCCTCTCCACCAACTTCGGAGATGCGGCCACCCCCATGTTCGGGAACAACCCCAGATGCTTCCTGCACCATCAGGCCTCCTTCATTCCCTCTTTCTTTGAGAAGAACACCCCCGGGGTCAAGGCCATCACCGACTACAACTTCTTCTCCTTCCCGGACATCAACCCCCAGTACGCCGGAACCATCGAGGTCAGTGGGGACATGCTGGGTGTGTTCAGAAAGACCCCCCAGACCACAGCCCTGATCAAATACCTCGCCACCCCGGAAGCCCAGGCCATCTGGCCCAGCCTGGGAGGAAAACTCTCCCCCAACAAGCGGGTGCCCCTCTCGGTGCTGCCCAACAAACTGGCGGTGGGCTTCCAGAAAACCCTCAACGGCGCAAAATCCGTGCGTTTTGATGCCTCCGACCTGATGCCCGACCAGATGAACAAGGCCTTCTGGAAATCCATCCTGGACTACGTGCAAAACCCCTCCAGACTCGACCAGATTCTGGGTGAGCTCGAACAGACCCGCAAAGCGGCGTACTGA
- a CDS encoding beta-glucosidase, translating to MTQTRTVETLLEQLTLEEQVSLLSGADFWRTVAVERLNIPQLKVSDGPAGVRGGGPLVGGKKTAAFPVGIALGSTWNVELLREIGQHLAREAKDKGAAVLLAPTMNLFRSTLNGRNFESYSEDPFLTGKLGVAYVQGLQERGVAATVKHFVGNESEYQRNTISSDIPERALRELYLVPFEMTVKEGKTLAVMSAYNKLNGIFASENKRLLTDILRTEWGFNGLVMSDWFGSHSAGESVRAGLDLEMPGPARARASLLEEAQNDEATREAVKTAARNVLNLLVRTGVLDSPLDVRDENERDEEYADTRELIRRAGAESIVLLKNEGDLLPFPAGAKVAVIGPNGAKGQVMGGGSAQMNAHRQVSPLEGLQAALAEEQVTYHIGCYNDKFLPIFAGGFNIEYRALGGEEVLAREHRPLGEIMWFELPAGIPRAFQATLTTTLNITEAGTYELSLASAGLTRLHVNGEAVVNNWEDFRQGDTYFGFGSDEVRGEIHLTEGEHQVLIEYRTADVPHGFGMSAVRFGFRKPLPETSVQEAAQLASEADYAVVCIGTNGEWETEGVDRWGLELPGRQDELVREVAKANPNTIVVLQTGGPVLMPWLADVPAVLQAWFPGQEAGFAITDVLLGQAEPGGRLPQTFPARLEDDPTHPETPDLQYPGENGHVEYQEGLFIGYRHVDRHSLTPLFPFGHGLSYTTFEIGSVQVSTEEVQPGETVNVTVEVRNTGQRRGQTVLQLYVHDVETSLERPEKELKAFQKVTLDAGESQTVTLPIDMRSFAYFDDTRDAWVADAGEFHLLIGQSSANLTVQLSVTLASEWVQSVRNA from the coding sequence ATGACCCAGACGAGAACCGTTGAAACCCTCCTCGAACAACTCACCCTTGAAGAACAGGTGTCGCTGCTCTCCGGTGCCGACTTCTGGCGCACTGTCGCTGTAGAGCGCCTGAACATCCCTCAACTCAAAGTCAGTGACGGACCTGCAGGAGTCCGGGGTGGTGGCCCCCTGGTGGGCGGCAAGAAAACCGCCGCATTCCCTGTTGGGATCGCACTTGGGTCCACCTGGAACGTGGAATTGCTGCGTGAAATCGGGCAGCACCTTGCTCGAGAAGCAAAAGACAAAGGCGCTGCGGTGCTGCTTGCCCCCACCATGAACCTGTTCCGCAGCACCCTCAACGGGCGCAACTTCGAGAGCTACTCCGAAGACCCCTTCCTGACCGGGAAACTCGGGGTGGCCTACGTGCAGGGGCTGCAGGAACGGGGTGTGGCAGCCACCGTCAAACACTTTGTGGGCAACGAATCTGAGTACCAGCGCAACACCATCTCCAGTGACATCCCTGAGCGTGCCCTCCGGGAACTGTATCTGGTCCCTTTCGAAATGACCGTCAAGGAGGGCAAGACCCTTGCGGTGATGAGTGCCTACAACAAACTGAACGGTATTTTTGCCAGCGAAAACAAACGCCTGCTGACCGACATCCTGAGAACAGAATGGGGTTTTAACGGTCTGGTGATGAGCGACTGGTTCGGCAGCCACAGTGCGGGTGAGTCGGTTCGTGCAGGGCTCGACCTGGAGATGCCCGGACCTGCCCGTGCTCGTGCCAGTCTGCTGGAAGAAGCCCAGAACGATGAAGCCACCAGAGAGGCCGTCAAAACAGCAGCCCGCAATGTCCTGAACCTGCTTGTCCGCACAGGCGTGCTGGACAGCCCTCTGGATGTCAGGGATGAAAACGAACGGGATGAAGAATACGCAGACACCCGTGAACTCATTCGCCGTGCAGGGGCAGAAAGCATTGTGCTGCTCAAAAACGAGGGTGACCTGCTGCCTTTTCCCGCAGGGGCAAAAGTTGCAGTGATCGGACCCAACGGGGCAAAAGGTCAGGTGATGGGCGGAGGCAGTGCCCAGATGAATGCCCACCGTCAGGTTTCTCCCCTTGAAGGCCTGCAGGCTGCACTTGCAGAAGAACAGGTCACGTACCACATTGGCTGCTACAACGACAAATTCCTGCCCATCTTTGCGGGTGGCTTCAACATTGAATACAGGGCACTCGGCGGAGAAGAGGTGCTTGCCCGTGAACACCGTCCGCTGGGGGAAATCATGTGGTTTGAGCTGCCTGCTGGAATCCCCAGGGCGTTCCAGGCGACCCTCACCACCACCCTGAACATCACCGAAGCAGGCACCTATGAACTGAGCCTCGCCAGTGCCGGCCTCACCCGACTGCATGTGAACGGTGAAGCTGTGGTCAACAACTGGGAAGACTTCCGTCAGGGAGACACCTACTTCGGCTTTGGCAGCGATGAGGTGCGTGGCGAAATCCACCTGACCGAAGGGGAGCATCAGGTCCTCATTGAGTACCGCACCGCTGATGTGCCCCACGGTTTTGGAATGAGCGCCGTGCGTTTTGGCTTCCGCAAACCCCTTCCGGAAACCAGCGTTCAGGAAGCCGCACAACTTGCCTCAGAGGCCGACTACGCCGTGGTCTGCATTGGCACCAACGGCGAGTGGGAAACCGAAGGGGTGGACCGCTGGGGCCTGGAACTCCCCGGACGCCAGGACGAACTGGTCCGGGAAGTGGCAAAAGCCAACCCCAACACCATCGTGGTGCTGCAGACCGGAGGCCCTGTTCTGATGCCCTGGCTCGCTGACGTTCCTGCGGTCCTGCAGGCGTGGTTTCCCGGCCAGGAAGCAGGCTTTGCCATCACCGACGTGCTGCTCGGTCAGGCAGAGCCTGGAGGACGCCTCCCCCAGACGTTCCCTGCCCGCCTTGAAGACGATCCCACCCATCCTGAAACCCCGGACCTCCAGTACCCCGGAGAGAACGGCCATGTGGAGTATCAGGAAGGCCTGTTCATCGGGTACCGCCATGTGGACCGTCACAGCCTGACCCCACTTTTTCCCTTCGGGCATGGACTCAGTTACACCACCTTTGAAATTGGCTCTGTACAGGTGAGCACGGAAGAAGTGCAGCCTGGAGAAACTGTCAACGTCACTGTGGAGGTCAGAAACACCGGTCAGCGCAGAGGCCAGACGGTCCTGCAACTGTACGTGCATGATGTGGAGACCTCGCTGGAACGTCCAGAAAAAGAACTTAAAGCCTTTCAGAAGGTCACGCTGGATGCAGGTGAATCCCAGACCGTGACCCTGCCCATCGACATGCGTTCCTTTGCTTACTTCGATGACACCCGCGATGCCTGGGTTGCAGATGCAGGTGAATTCCACCTCCTGATCGGCCAGAGCAGTGCAAACCTCACAGTCCAGCTCAGTGTGACGCTGGCCTCCGAGTGGGTTCAGTCTGTGCGGAACGCTTAA
- a CDS encoding LacI family DNA-binding transcriptional regulator, which translates to MSRPTIYDVAARAKVSAATVSNVLNAPARVKPETFKRVMAVIHEMNFVPKAEAVTYGRKGFGSIGVVGTFTQYASFNHRLAGVLDALRLEPYKITIFDQKDPQREGEHLAKLPITGHLDGLIVMSLPLSEQVADRLLGRNLHTVLIETDHPDFSSVEVDNQKGGRLAAEHLISKGRKKLAFIGEQQFAESNIILSSQRLKGYREALEAAGIGLPDEYVSLGTFDVKDATRQAMDLLQLPDRPDAIFCYSDYQAVGVLKAAKALGLKVPDDVAVMGFDDMEFADYLGLTTISQSLYDSGRIAAKLLMERIDHPEGPTQQVTLPVKVIQRETT; encoded by the coding sequence ATGTCCAGGCCCACCATCTACGACGTGGCGGCCAGAGCGAAAGTCAGCGCTGCCACCGTCTCCAACGTTCTCAATGCCCCTGCACGGGTCAAGCCCGAAACCTTCAAGCGGGTGATGGCCGTCATTCACGAGATGAATTTTGTTCCCAAGGCCGAGGCCGTGACCTACGGGCGCAAGGGCTTCGGTTCCATTGGCGTGGTGGGAACCTTCACACAATATGCCTCTTTCAACCACAGGCTGGCCGGGGTGCTCGATGCCCTCAGGCTGGAGCCCTACAAAATCACCATTTTCGACCAGAAGGACCCACAGCGTGAAGGGGAGCACCTGGCAAAACTGCCCATCACCGGGCACCTCGATGGCCTGATCGTGATGTCCCTTCCCTTAAGTGAACAGGTCGCAGACCGCCTGCTGGGCCGCAACCTGCACACCGTGCTGATCGAAACCGACCACCCGGATTTCTCCAGTGTGGAGGTGGACAACCAGAAGGGAGGCCGTCTGGCCGCAGAGCACCTGATCTCCAAAGGCCGCAAGAAACTGGCCTTCATTGGAGAGCAGCAGTTTGCGGAATCCAACATCATCCTCAGCAGCCAGCGTCTGAAAGGCTACCGTGAAGCTCTGGAAGCCGCAGGCATTGGACTTCCAGATGAGTATGTCTCACTGGGAACTTTTGATGTCAAAGACGCCACCCGGCAAGCCATGGACCTGCTGCAACTCCCGGACCGTCCAGACGCCATTTTCTGCTACAGCGATTATCAGGCCGTCGGGGTGCTCAAAGCTGCAAAAGCCCTGGGCCTGAAAGTGCCAGACGATGTGGCCGTGATGGGCTTCGATGACATGGAGTTTGCAGATTACCTGGGCCTCACCACCATCAGCCAGTCGCTTTATGATTCGGGCCGGATTGCTGCAAAACTCCTGATGGAACGCATTGACCACCCTGAAGGCCCCACCCAGCAGGTGACTTTGCCTGTCAAGGTGATCCAGCGCGAAACCACCTGA
- a CDS encoding ROK family transcriptional regulator codes for MTTPPETRSARERVFDALKQGSATRPELAQRTGLSVVSVIAATDELIETGLVALDDTPPPTGRGRPAAKVRLRLDAHTITTIDLGTPEVIAGRYNLLGQRLFTDAPRAHGSPFTLYDQSPEKNVDRLYQWLADQGPAQLSVISVLGAVHPRTRRIHSYPLNLKDHPLEHELSQRLGWPVLVENDANLSAWQMWHTLKLSKDDPLVFLNFSAGIGLGMVLGGQIYYGSTGAAGEVSYAADPEKRGRHDILARKLLKHLHSVLPHSNTSQVAALAAEGNKAALRALKRFNQDLANHLTAVAAVLDPTVMVLQDLPHAAGPLLEEVRRALTDLDLPTKVIISPLGPYGGLDSAGAYGAAWLERVRLGLAEGPVTRPEPL; via the coding sequence ATGACCACCCCACCAGAAACCAGATCTGCCAGAGAACGGGTTTTTGACGCCCTCAAACAGGGGTCTGCCACCCGGCCAGAACTGGCCCAGCGCACAGGTCTCAGTGTGGTCTCGGTCATTGCAGCGACAGATGAATTGATCGAAACGGGCCTGGTTGCCCTCGACGATACCCCTCCCCCAACTGGACGGGGCCGACCTGCAGCGAAGGTCAGGCTCAGGCTGGACGCCCACACCATCACCACCATCGACCTGGGCACCCCCGAGGTGATCGCCGGGCGCTACAACCTGCTCGGGCAGCGCCTTTTCACAGATGCTCCCAGGGCACATGGATCACCTTTCACCCTGTACGATCAGAGCCCAGAAAAGAATGTGGACCGGCTGTACCAGTGGCTTGCCGACCAGGGACCTGCCCAGCTTTCGGTGATCAGTGTGCTGGGCGCAGTTCATCCCCGAACCCGCAGGATTCACAGTTACCCTTTGAACCTGAAAGACCACCCGCTGGAACACGAACTGTCACAGCGGCTCGGCTGGCCTGTGCTGGTGGAAAACGACGCGAACCTGTCGGCATGGCAGATGTGGCACACCCTGAAACTCTCAAAAGATGATCCCCTGGTGTTCCTGAATTTCAGTGCAGGCATCGGGCTGGGCATGGTGCTCGGAGGCCAGATCTATTACGGCTCCACAGGTGCTGCTGGAGAGGTGTCCTATGCTGCTGACCCTGAAAAACGGGGCCGCCATGACATCCTGGCCCGAAAGCTGCTGAAACACCTGCACAGCGTCCTGCCCCACAGCAACACCTCCCAGGTGGCCGCTCTGGCCGCAGAAGGAAACAAAGCCGCATTGAGGGCCCTGAAACGCTTCAATCAGGACCTTGCCAACCACCTGACCGCTGTGGCCGCCGTGCTGGACCCCACGGTGATGGTGCTGCAGGACCTGCCCCATGCCGCCGGACCCCTGCTCGAAGAAGTGAGGCGGGCACTGACAGACCTGGACCTGCCCACAAAAGTGATCATCAGCCCTCTGGGACCTTATGGAGGGCTGGACAGTGCCGGAGCCTACGGCGCAGCGTGGCTGGAAAGGGTGCGGCTGGGTCTGGCTGAAGGGCCTGTGACCCGCCCAGAACCCCTGTGA
- a CDS encoding carbohydrate ABC transporter permease, giving the protein MIVEKKVAPPQNPLMSAAVLRSLPTYVVLLITSVIWMLPTLALLISSFRPQDKIANTGWWSFNFAELNLANYEAVLAGNNLGMAFVNSLYLTVPTTVLTIALASLAAYAFSWMPFKGSNLLFTVLVALSVVPIQMSLGPTLKLMTLTHLTGTFPAVWLAHTAYGLPFSIFLMRNFFSALPKEMFESAYLDGASPLVAFMRLALPTAVPALASLAIFQFMWVWNDLLVALIFLGGSPSVAVLPVAISNLVGQYGDGWQLLTAAAFISMSLPLLLFFSMQRYFVQGILAGSVKG; this is encoded by the coding sequence ATGATCGTCGAGAAGAAAGTGGCTCCGCCGCAAAATCCCCTGATGTCTGCCGCTGTGCTGCGGAGCCTCCCCACTTACGTGGTTCTGCTGATCACCTCGGTGATCTGGATGCTGCCCACCCTGGCCCTGCTGATCAGTTCTTTCAGGCCACAGGACAAAATCGCCAACACGGGCTGGTGGAGTTTCAACTTTGCCGAGCTGAACCTCGCCAATTATGAGGCGGTGCTGGCCGGAAACAACCTGGGAATGGCCTTCGTGAACAGCCTGTACCTCACCGTCCCGACCACAGTGCTCACCATTGCACTGGCCTCGCTGGCGGCTTATGCATTCTCCTGGATGCCCTTTAAAGGCAGCAACCTGCTTTTCACGGTGCTGGTGGCCCTCTCGGTGGTGCCCATCCAGATGTCTCTGGGTCCCACCCTGAAGCTGATGACCCTCACCCACCTGACCGGAACCTTCCCGGCGGTGTGGCTGGCACACACCGCTTATGGCCTGCCTTTCTCGATTTTCCTGATGCGCAATTTCTTCAGTGCCCTTCCAAAAGAGATGTTCGAGTCTGCGTATCTGGATGGGGCCTCTCCACTGGTGGCCTTCATGCGGCTGGCCCTGCCCACCGCTGTGCCTGCTCTGGCTTCACTGGCCATTTTCCAGTTCATGTGGGTGTGGAATGACCTTCTGGTGGCCCTGATCTTCCTGGGCGGCTCTCCTTCGGTGGCGGTGCTCCCGGTGGCGATTTCCAATCTGGTCGGACAGTATGGGGATGGCTGGCAACTGCTCACGGCTGCGGCATTCATCTCCATGTCCCTGCCGCTCCTCCTGTTTTTCAGCATGCAACGCTATTTTGTGCAGGGCATTTTGGCGGGTTCAGTCAAGGGTTGA
- a CDS encoding aldo/keto reductase, giving the protein MFTRQLGRSGIQVSALGLGGWAIGGPFKGGQEEWGYGPTDDQESLKAIQAGMDHGVTLLDTAANYGAGHSEKLIGQAIKGRRDRVVISTKFGYRVLEDQKLVDGLEVYPEAIRASCEASLRRLGTDYIDLFFFHVGDHPADQVDDVLEVLETLVHEGKIRSYGWSTDDLTRAQAFAGGKHCTAIQHQLNLFEDNPEMLALCETENLSSLNRGPLAMGLLTGKYNSGAHFPATDLRSRNHPWMHYFKDGQPNPEWLKRLADVRDILTSGGRTLSQGALAWLWARSPATLPIPGFRTVAQAIENARALEFGPLTAQQMKEIQHILEGASEPWPSEFASVRSFLS; this is encoded by the coding sequence ATGTTCACAAGACAGCTGGGAAGAAGTGGCATTCAGGTGAGCGCACTGGGTCTGGGCGGATGGGCCATTGGTGGCCCCTTCAAAGGCGGGCAGGAGGAGTGGGGGTATGGTCCCACAGACGATCAGGAATCCCTGAAAGCCATCCAGGCAGGAATGGACCACGGGGTCACCCTGCTTGACACTGCAGCAAACTATGGCGCAGGACACAGCGAGAAGCTGATTGGGCAGGCGATCAAAGGCCGGCGGGACAGGGTGGTGATCTCTACCAAGTTTGGTTACCGGGTGCTTGAGGACCAGAAACTGGTGGATGGTCTGGAAGTCTATCCAGAGGCCATCCGGGCATCCTGCGAGGCGAGCCTCAGGCGACTGGGCACAGATTACATTGACCTGTTCTTCTTTCATGTGGGGGACCACCCGGCAGATCAGGTGGATGATGTGCTGGAAGTTCTGGAAACGCTGGTTCATGAAGGAAAAATCCGCTCTTACGGCTGGAGCACCGATGATCTGACCCGTGCTCAGGCTTTCGCAGGGGGAAAGCACTGCACTGCCATCCAGCACCAGCTCAACCTCTTTGAGGACAACCCGGAGATGCTTGCCCTTTGTGAAACGGAAAACCTGTCCAGCCTGAACAGAGGCCCTCTCGCAATGGGGCTGCTGACGGGAAAATACAATTCTGGAGCACATTTTCCTGCCACCGACCTCAGGTCCAGAAACCACCCCTGGATGCATTACTTCAAGGACGGGCAGCCCAACCCTGAATGGTTGAAACGCCTTGCAGATGTGCGGGACATCCTCACCTCCGGTGGCCGCACCCTCTCCCAGGGGGCACTGGCATGGTTGTGGGCCAGAAGTCCTGCCACCCTCCCCATTCCAGGGTTCCGCACGGTGGCACAGGCCATCGAAAATGCCCGTGCGCTGGAGTTTGGTCCCCTCACAGCGCAGCAGATGAAGGAGATTCAGCACATTCTGGAAGGGGCATCAGAACCGTGGCCCAGTGAATTTGCATCCGTCAGGTCATTTCTGAGCTGA
- a CDS encoding LacI family DNA-binding transcriptional regulator: MTRPTIYDVAQQAGVSAATVSNVINTPTKVNENTRKRVMEAIDQLHYTPLDSHTRSRKSYNSIGVVGMFTTYASFYTRLAGVLDVLRQHHFKTVLYDQKDPQREGEHLAKLPITGHLDGLIVMSLPLSQQVADRLKDRHLHTILLETHHPDFCSVEVDNEKAGWLAAEHLLSKGRRRLAFLGEQQFAESNIILSSQRLKGYREALEAAGIGLPEKYISLGQFGVREAMKQAFELLQLPEAPDAIFCYSDHQAAGVLKAAKALGVKVPEDLAVIGFDDMEFADFLGLTTISQSLYDSGQVAAKLLLDRIEHPNLPVQQVTLPIRLIERSTT; encoded by the coding sequence ATGACCAGGCCCACCATCTATGACGTGGCTCAACAGGCTGGGGTCAGTGCTGCCACTGTCTCCAATGTCATCAACACGCCCACCAAAGTGAACGAGAACACCCGCAAGCGGGTGATGGAGGCCATCGACCAGTTGCACTACACGCCGCTAGACAGCCACACCCGCAGCCGCAAAAGTTACAACAGCATTGGCGTGGTCGGGATGTTCACCACCTATGCCTCTTTCTACACACGCCTTGCCGGAGTGCTCGATGTGCTCAGGCAGCACCACTTCAAGACCGTGCTGTACGACCAGAAGGACCCCCAGCGGGAAGGGGAGCACCTCGCAAAACTTCCGATCACCGGACACCTCGATGGCCTGATCGTGATGTCCCTCCCACTGAGTCAACAGGTCGCAGACCGTTTAAAAGACCGCCACCTGCACACCATCCTGCTCGAGACCCACCACCCGGATTTCTGCAGTGTGGAGGTGGACAACGAAAAAGCAGGATGGCTGGCCGCAGAACACCTGCTCTCAAAAGGCCGCAGAAGACTGGCCTTTCTGGGGGAGCAGCAATTTGCAGAATCCAACATCATTCTCAGCAGCCAGCGACTGAAAGGCTACCGTGAGGCATTGGAAGCGGCAGGCATTGGACTTCCTGAAAAGTACATCTCACTTGGACAGTTCGGGGTTCGTGAGGCCATGAAACAGGCTTTTGAACTGCTTCAATTGCCTGAGGCTCCAGATGCCATCTTCTGCTACAGCGACCACCAGGCCGCAGGTGTCCTGAAAGCCGCAAAAGCCCTGGGCGTGAAAGTCCCAGAGGACCTCGCAGTGATCGGCTTCGATGACATGGAATTTGCAGATTTTCTGGGCCTCACCACCATCAGTCAATCCCTCTACGACTCCGGACAGGTGGCTGCAAAACTCCTGCTGGACCGCATCGAGCACCCCAATCTTCCCGTGCAGCAGGTGACTTTGCCCATCCGGCTCATTGAGCGCAGCACCACCTGA
- a CDS encoding MerR family transcriptional regulator, translating into MRDLIPSGRFAQIARLTRKALRIYAEMGLLRPVHTDPGSGYHYYSLSQLEEARRISRLRDFNMPLEEIREALRSWHAPELSSLLQEQQRKLQAQQEHIQNLLKDLHAFMQTEQSLYPVSTKSVLPQRCISKRARCAPEHSCAFIDATHAELMQALKAADAHAAGASIVRYHDSGPEDMWDVEVCQPFTVDGPMLLPEGLDVQTLPGGTAAYTLHAGECGGDFGMQGAYEAVWNWIRTHGHETVGPPYEVYLFEQGNTENAADYRTEIAWLIR; encoded by the coding sequence ATGCGTGACCTGATCCCCAGTGGGCGCTTTGCCCAGATTGCCCGCCTGACCCGCAAGGCCCTGCGCATCTATGCCGAAATGGGCCTCCTGAGACCCGTCCACACCGATCCTGGCAGTGGTTACCACTACTACAGCCTGAGCCAGCTGGAAGAAGCGCGGCGCATTTCGCGCCTCAGGGATTTCAACATGCCTTTGGAGGAGATCAGAGAGGCCCTCAGGTCCTGGCATGCTCCTGAGCTGTCCAGCCTGCTGCAGGAACAGCAGCGCAAACTTCAGGCCCAGCAGGAGCACATCCAGAACCTGCTCAAAGACCTGCATGCCTTCATGCAGACCGAACAGAGCCTGTACCCGGTCAGCACCAAAAGTGTGCTTCCCCAGCGCTGCATCTCCAAACGGGCCAGATGTGCACCTGAGCATTCCTGCGCTTTCATTGATGCCACCCACGCCGAGTTGATGCAGGCCCTGAAAGCTGCAGATGCCCATGCTGCCGGGGCCAGCATCGTGCGCTACCACGACTCGGGACCGGAAGACATGTGGGATGTGGAGGTCTGTCAGCCCTTCACGGTGGATGGCCCCATGCTGCTGCCTGAAGGTCTGGACGTGCAGACCCTGCCTGGAGGTACAGCCGCCTACACCCTGCACGCCGGGGAATGTGGTGGAGACTTTGGCATGCAAGGCGCATACGAAGCGGTCTGGAACTGGATTCGGACCCACGGGCATGAAACGGTGGGTCCCCCTTACGAGGTCTACCTGTTCGAACAGGGCAACACCGAAAATGCGGCAGATTACCGCACCGAAATTGCCTGGCTGATCCGTTAG